Proteins encoded together in one Kutzneria kofuensis window:
- a CDS encoding DUF5107 domain-containing protein has translation MGRTTLTVTELRLPAADLGPENPLPVLGEDREKVLPCLLQDGYGRSLVDTALPAVVLENDHLRATVLPGLGGRLYSLLHKPSGRDLLFRNPVLQPANLALRNAWFAGGVEWNLGSTGHTTMTCSPMYAGSVEGPDGSPVLRLWEWERTRNLVYQVDLWLPPGSEFLYVGVRVRNPWPHEVLAYWWSNAAVPRTAGTRILVPAEEGWHYGYTRKLSRVDASFVTVADRDAADLFYDIPADRRPWIAAVGSDGFGLMQASTDRLRGRKLFVWGTGSGGRRWQSWLAPGTDGYLEIQAGLAPTQFEYVPMPGGASWDWLEAYGPYGDFPELPLDSWRSVADAEPVRLFSGSGWGALELLRTGTDPLPGTPFDALGEEQAPWLALLDGAMPVGDPLSPPGCTLVAWHSLLEAAPESWTSLYHLGVARRYHGDTLGAESAWEQSLALAESPWSLRCLAFARPDRAAGLLLRAIELAPHVPGLAVETLEALLAAGSADDAAAVLAWLPESVATRGRLRLLDARIRYARGDIAGARAVFDEGFEVADLREGEETLTETWCLVAGTEPLPAAYDFRMVTE, from the coding sequence ATGGGGCGCACGACACTGACCGTGACCGAGCTTCGGCTGCCGGCGGCGGACCTCGGGCCGGAGAACCCGCTGCCCGTGCTGGGTGAGGACCGGGAGAAGGTGCTGCCCTGTCTCCTCCAGGACGGCTACGGCCGGTCACTCGTCGACACGGCCCTGCCGGCGGTGGTGCTGGAGAACGACCATCTGCGGGCGACCGTGCTCCCCGGGCTCGGCGGGCGGCTCTACTCGTTGCTGCACAAACCGTCCGGACGGGACCTGCTGTTCCGCAACCCGGTGCTCCAGCCGGCGAACCTGGCGCTGCGCAACGCGTGGTTCGCCGGCGGGGTGGAGTGGAACCTGGGCAGCACCGGGCACACCACCATGACCTGCTCGCCGATGTACGCCGGATCCGTCGAAGGGCCGGACGGGTCTCCGGTGCTGCGGCTGTGGGAGTGGGAGCGGACCCGGAACCTGGTGTACCAGGTCGATCTGTGGCTGCCGCCGGGATCGGAGTTCCTGTACGTCGGCGTGCGCGTCCGAAACCCTTGGCCGCACGAGGTTCTCGCCTATTGGTGGTCGAACGCCGCCGTGCCCCGCACCGCCGGCACGCGGATTCTCGTGCCGGCGGAGGAGGGATGGCACTACGGGTACACGCGGAAACTGTCCCGTGTGGACGCTTCCTTCGTCACGGTCGCCGACCGCGACGCGGCGGACCTGTTCTACGACATCCCGGCGGACCGCCGGCCGTGGATCGCCGCCGTCGGATCGGACGGGTTCGGGCTCATGCAGGCGTCCACGGATCGCTTGCGTGGGCGGAAGTTGTTCGTGTGGGGTACCGGGTCGGGTGGCCGGCGCTGGCAGTCGTGGCTGGCGCCGGGGACCGACGGGTACCTGGAGATCCAGGCCGGTCTGGCGCCGACACAGTTCGAGTACGTGCCGATGCCCGGTGGCGCGTCGTGGGATTGGCTGGAGGCGTACGGCCCCTACGGCGACTTCCCCGAGCTGCCACTGGATTCGTGGCGGTCGGTAGCCGACGCGGAGCCGGTTCGCCTGTTCTCCGGTTCCGGCTGGGGCGCGTTGGAGTTGCTGCGCACCGGGACGGATCCGTTGCCCGGCACCCCTTTTGACGCCTTGGGTGAGGAACAGGCCCCGTGGCTGGCGTTGCTGGACGGTGCGATGCCGGTCGGGGATCCGTTGTCGCCGCCGGGATGCACCTTGGTGGCGTGGCATTCGCTGCTGGAGGCCGCGCCGGAGTCGTGGACTTCGTTGTACCACCTCGGAGTTGCCCGCCGGTACCACGGCGACACCCTCGGCGCGGAGTCGGCGTGGGAGCAGTCGCTGGCGTTGGCCGAATCGCCGTGGTCGTTGCGGTGCTTGGCCTTCGCCCGGCCCGATCGTGCCGCCGGGTTGCTGCTCCGGGCCATCGAGCTGGCGCCCCATGTGCCCGGGCTCGCCGTCGAGACCCTGGAGGCGTTGCTGGCCGCCGGTTCGGCGGACGACGCCGCCGCCGTGCTGGCATGGTTGCCGGAATCCGTTGCCACTCGTGGACGTCTGCGCCTGCTGGACGCTCGGATCCGCTACGCCCGCGGCGACATCGCCGGGGCCCGGGCGGTGTTCGACGAGGGCTTCGAGGTGGCGGATCTCCGTGAAGGCGAAGAGACACTCACCGAAACCTGGTGTCTCGTCGCCGGAACCGAACCGCTGCCCGCCGCCTACGACTTCCGAATGGTGACCGAGTAG
- a CDS encoding helix-turn-helix transcriptional regulator, with the protein MVLESDLVQLDESIAADPSAPRVVGVRAPGGYGKTALLTRWAKIYRDAGVPVYDGRHELPDRDAAVLVDDAHRLDDERLRALRGLAASGSAQLAVAYRPWPRRAALTELVEAVTRVRPPVLLGPLSRTQIGERAGLLLGTKPSDDLVDLVGKQTGGVPRFVDRLVKAVSETPDCSVPAAAVEGFRYEIENLDDSVRRVLLATALGAGTDLLVSLLGLDLEALGDAMDGARASGLLDEYGVLLPIARRALIALSPWERRLSLHQRLIEIQLARSGPLLPLVRPLLGAPVSGPLFASAFKAAGDEALAESPALAAQLFTAAVDAGEPALALAARRAEAAALSGDLDSGLRLADQAIAAEAATDRAHGASVAAAVLAHRGLLGSSTELYRWAGEGSAVPFAALGLIGTGRLAEADELLSRPGGGGPPTLLAGAARQLAQGVRESVAGSATTALATLTRAAVLIEPLGRNVLLPDTPAALAALVAMHCGEFTVAESVLRRAIDSGMGGAIALRRHLLLRGWTAMLRGGFDAARSDLVAATSSGPMEPRDWLLATGLEIGLARRDSDLSALRTVWDRAREAIVRHPADLFALLPLGELAVAAGRLHDSSRLTPHLTQATELLQQLGNPPLWSTALSWSRMHAAVLDEHPEDAARHAADLAALAPAHPYCAAVADAARVWVKLLAGDVDAVETESAARALAAAGLVWDGARLAGQAAIRTTDRAAMVALLDCARIIQGRQQEPQQEAPLAADTNATTLSDREREVAELVVSGLTYKQIGEKLFISAKTVEYHVARMRQRLGSDTRSDLLNQLRGLLGNRV; encoded by the coding sequence ATGGTGCTGGAATCCGACCTCGTGCAGCTGGACGAGTCGATCGCCGCCGATCCGTCCGCGCCGAGGGTGGTCGGGGTCCGCGCGCCCGGCGGGTACGGCAAGACCGCCTTGCTCACGCGCTGGGCCAAGATCTACCGCGATGCCGGCGTCCCCGTGTACGACGGGCGGCACGAGCTGCCGGATCGGGACGCCGCCGTGCTGGTCGACGACGCCCACCGGCTCGACGACGAGCGGTTACGGGCGCTGCGAGGGTTGGCCGCTTCGGGCAGCGCGCAGCTGGCCGTCGCCTACCGGCCGTGGCCGCGGCGGGCGGCGCTGACCGAGCTCGTCGAGGCCGTGACCCGGGTGCGGCCGCCGGTGCTGCTGGGGCCGCTGAGCCGGACCCAGATCGGCGAGCGCGCCGGGCTGCTGCTCGGCACGAAGCCGTCCGACGACCTGGTGGACCTGGTCGGCAAGCAGACCGGCGGCGTGCCGCGGTTCGTCGACCGGCTGGTCAAGGCCGTGTCCGAGACCCCGGACTGCTCGGTGCCGGCGGCGGCCGTCGAGGGTTTCCGGTACGAGATCGAGAATCTCGACGACAGCGTGCGCCGGGTGCTGCTCGCGACGGCCCTGGGAGCCGGCACCGATCTGTTGGTGTCGCTGCTCGGGCTGGACCTGGAGGCGTTGGGCGACGCCATGGACGGCGCCCGGGCCAGCGGGCTGCTCGACGAGTACGGGGTGCTGCTGCCGATAGCGCGGCGGGCATTGATCGCGCTGAGCCCGTGGGAGCGGCGGCTTTCGCTGCACCAGCGGCTCATCGAGATCCAGTTGGCCCGCAGCGGGCCGTTGCTGCCGTTGGTCCGGCCGCTGCTCGGCGCCCCGGTGAGCGGGCCGCTGTTCGCGTCCGCATTCAAGGCGGCCGGCGACGAGGCGCTGGCGGAATCGCCCGCGTTGGCGGCGCAGTTGTTCACGGCGGCAGTCGACGCCGGCGAGCCCGCGCTGGCACTGGCGGCGCGGCGGGCCGAGGCGGCGGCGCTGTCCGGGGACCTGGACTCCGGCTTACGCCTCGCCGACCAGGCCATCGCCGCCGAGGCAGCCACCGACCGCGCGCACGGGGCCAGCGTCGCCGCGGCCGTACTGGCGCATCGGGGGCTTTTGGGCAGTAGCACCGAGTTGTACCGCTGGGCCGGCGAGGGGTCAGCCGTCCCGTTCGCGGCGTTAGGGCTGATCGGCACCGGGCGGTTGGCCGAGGCCGACGAGCTGTTGTCGCGGCCGGGCGGCGGCGGGCCGCCGACGTTGCTGGCGGGGGCCGCGCGGCAGCTGGCTCAGGGCGTACGGGAGTCGGTGGCCGGCTCGGCCACGACGGCGCTGGCCACCCTGACCAGGGCCGCCGTGCTGATCGAACCGTTGGGGCGCAACGTCTTGCTGCCCGACACGCCGGCCGCCCTGGCGGCTCTGGTGGCGATGCACTGCGGCGAGTTCACCGTCGCCGAATCCGTGCTGCGGCGGGCCATCGACTCCGGCATGGGCGGTGCCATCGCCCTGCGGCGGCACCTTCTGTTGCGTGGCTGGACGGCCATGCTTCGTGGCGGCTTCGACGCCGCGCGGTCGGACCTCGTCGCGGCGACGTCCAGCGGGCCGATGGAACCCAGGGACTGGCTGCTCGCCACCGGTCTGGAGATCGGCCTGGCCCGCCGGGACAGCGACCTGTCGGCGCTGCGAACCGTGTGGGATCGGGCCCGGGAGGCCATCGTCCGGCATCCGGCCGACCTCTTCGCGCTGCTGCCGCTGGGCGAGCTGGCCGTCGCCGCCGGCCGGCTGCACGACTCCTCGCGGCTCACCCCGCATCTGACCCAGGCCACGGAGTTGTTGCAGCAGCTGGGCAATCCGCCGCTGTGGTCGACGGCCCTGTCATGGAGTCGCATGCACGCGGCGGTTCTGGACGAGCACCCCGAGGACGCCGCCCGCCACGCCGCCGACCTCGCCGCTCTCGCCCCGGCGCACCCGTACTGCGCCGCCGTCGCCGACGCCGCCCGGGTGTGGGTGAAGCTGCTCGCCGGCGACGTCGACGCCGTCGAGACCGAGTCCGCCGCCCGGGCCCTCGCCGCCGCCGGCCTCGTCTGGGACGGCGCCCGGCTCGCCGGCCAGGCCGCCATCCGCACCACCGACCGGGCCGCCATGGTCGCTTTGCTCGACTGCGCCCGGATCATCCAGGGCCGTCAGCAGGAGCCGCAGCAGGAGGCGCCGCTCGCCGCCGACACCAACGCCACCACGTTGAGCGACCGCGAACGCGAGGTGGCCGAGCTGGTCGTCAGCGGGCTGACGTACAAGCAGATCGGGGAAAAGCTGTTCATCTCCGCGAAGACCGTGGAGTACCACGTCGCGCGGATGCGGCAGCGCCTCGGCAGCGACACCCGCAGCGACCTGCTGAACCAGCTGCGGGGATTGCTGGGGAACCGGGTCTAG